The following proteins are encoded in a genomic region of Fusarium oxysporum f. sp. lycopersici 4287 chromosome 1, whole genome shotgun sequence:
- a CDS encoding aldehyde dehydrogenase (NAD+), which translates to MAASIELTAPNGVKWSQPTGLFINNEFVPSSSNKTLTSIDPATEQEIATVQSADSQDIDKAVKAAKAALRHESWRDLPASDRGQLMARLADLIESKRELFATIDAWDNGKTYIETLENDLVEAVGVIRYYSGWADKTFGQTINTTPKKFAYTIRQPIGVVAQIIPWNYPLSMATWKLGPALACGNTVVIKAAEQTPLSLLVLGELIKEAGFPPGVVNIVNGLGKDTGAALVQHPLVDKIAFTGSTATAASIMGVAAKTLKNITLETGGKSPLIVFDDAELDQAVKWSHFGIMSNQGQICTATSRILVQETIYEKFIKEFIDTLNTVSKVGNQWDKETYQGPQVSKVQYERILEYIDIGKKEGATVAAGGHPLKVGGSDKGFYISPTVFTDVKPSMRVFREEIFGPVVVISTFKTEEEAIELANDTTYGLGAAAFTTNLEKAHRVAAAIEAGMVWINSSQDCDPRVPFGGVKQSGIGRELGEAGLEAYTQIKSVHVNMGNRL; encoded by the exons ATGGCTGCCTCAATTGAACTCACTGCTCCCAACGGAGTGAAATGGTCTCAACCAACcggcctcttcatcaacaacgaatTCGTCCCCTCATCAAGCAACAAAACCCTCACATCAATCGACCCCGC CACCGAACAAGAAATCGCAACAGTTCAATCTGCAGATTCTCAAGACATTGACAAAGCCGTCAAAGCAGCCAAGGCCGCACTGCGCCATGAATCATGGAGAGATCTCCCCGCCTCAGACAGAGGCCAACTCATGGCCCGTCTCGCCGACCTGATTGAGTCCAAGCGCGAGCTCTTTGCTACAATTGACGCTTGGGATAACGGCAAGACGTACATTGAGACGCTGGAGAATGATCTCGTTGAGGCCGTAGGCGTTATTCGCTATTACTCCGGCTGGGCTGATAAGACGTTCGGTCAGACGATTAACACAACGCCGAAGAAGTTTGCGTATACAATTCGTCAGCCGATTGGTGTTGTTGCGCAGATTATCCCGTGGAATTATCCTCTGTCCATGGCGACGTGGAAACTTGGGCCTGCGCTTGCATGTGGAAATACAGTTGTCATCAAGGCAGCGGAACAGACGCCCCTAAGTCTTCTTGTCCTGGGAgagctcatcaaagaagccGGTTTCCCACCTGGTGTTGTCAACATCGTCAATGGTCTGGGCAAGGACACGGGCGCTGCGTTGGTACAGCATCCATTGGTTGACAAGATCGCCTTCACGGGGTCAACAGCCACGGCAGCTAGCATCATGGGTGTCGCAGCAAAAACGCTCAAAAACATCACCCTCGAGACGGGCGGGAAATCCCCGTTGATTGTGTTTGACGATGCAGAGCTCGACCAGGCTGTTAAGTGGTCGCATTTCGGCATTATGTCGAACCAAGGACAGATCTGCACCGCGACGTCGCGAATTCTTGTGCAAGAGACTATTTATGAGAAGTTCATCAAGGAATTTATTGATACGCTGAACACGGTTAGCAAAGTTGGTAACCAGTGGGACAAGGAGACGTATCAGGGACCGCAGGTATCCAAAGTTCAATACGAGAGAATCTTAGAGTACATTGACATTGGCAAAAAAGAGGGCGCCACAGTCGCAGCAGGCGGTCATCCCCTCAAGGTCGGAGGTTCAGACAAGGGATTTTACATTTCTCCCACTGTTTTCACAGACGTCAAGCCTTCTATGAGAGTGTTCCGCGAAGAAATCTTTGGTCCGGTTGTTGTTATTTCGACGTTCaagactgaggaggaagcgATTGAGTTGGCGAATGATACGACTTATGGACTTGGCGCTGCTGCTTTCACGACGAATTTGGAAAAGGCTCATCGCGTTGCTGCTGCGATTGAGGCGGGAATGGTCTGGATTAATAGTAGCCAGGATTGCGATCCTCGTGTGCCGTTTGGTGGTGTTAAGCAGAGTGGAATTGGCAGGGAGCTTGGTGAGGCGGGATTGGAGGCGTATACGCAGATCAAGTCGGTTCATGTCAACATGGGAAACAGGCTATAA
- a CDS encoding hypothetical protein (At least one base has a quality score < 10) codes for MKFVSKAGIPNAVSVVAACLIVLISLAVSGPATAPEGWHKEIKVVGNPTFRDGLNACLRVVFSYAGTFTFPSYMAEMRDPAKDFRFALAVLEIVSTLFYIAMAVALYCLAGDLTTSPVLSAASSIPAKVAYGIILPAVVATALSIGHTGCKYVYVTAMRQMRATHQVTDNSIKSWVTWILSVTGFWVLIFVISNVIPIFDSILSITAATTIPWFTYGFAAIFWLHLNKGLYFSTWQKGLLTVGNVVMIALTLFMNAGGLWAAITELLDLFANNKDGIGGVFSCGDNSIF; via the exons ATGAAGTTTGTTTCAAAGGCGGGAATTCCCAATGCTGTTAGTGTTGTGGCGGCTTGTTTGATCGTTTTGATCAGCTTGGCGGTTTCGGGACCTGCGACTGCGCCGGAGGGTTGGCATaaggagatcaaggttgTTGGAAACCCTACGTTTCGCGATGGTCTTAATGCGTGCTTGAGAGTTGTATTCTCATACGCTGGCACATTCACATTCCC CTCATACATGGCCGAAATGCGAGATCCCGCAAAAGACTTCCGCTTCGCCCTCGCAGTCCTCGAAATCGTCAGCACCCTCTTCTACATTGCCATGGCCGTCGCCCTCTACTGTCTCGCCGGCGATCTCACAACATCCCCCGTCCTCTCCGCCGCTTCCTCCATTCCCGCAAAGGTCGCCTACGGAATCATCCTCCCAGCCGTCGTAGCAACAGCCCTCTCAATCGGCCACACGGGCTGCAAATACGTCTACGTTACCGCGATGCGACAAATGCGCGCAACGCACCAAGTCACAGACAACAGCATCAAGTCTTGGGTGACATGGATCTTGTCGGTCACAGGATTTTGGGTTCTGATCTTTGTCATCTCGAACGTCATTCCTATCTTTGACTCGATTTTGTCGATTACGGCTGCTACGACGATTCCGTGGTTTACTTATGGATTTGCGGCCATTTTCTGGCTGCATCTTAACAAGGGCCTTTATTTCTCAACGTGGCAGAAAGGTTTGCTCACGGTAGGAAATGTTGTCATGATAGCACTTACGCTGTTCATGAATGCGGGTGGATTATGGGCGGCTATCACTGAGCTGCTGGATCTCTTTGCTAATAACAAGGATGGAATTGGAGGAGTTTTCTCGTGTGGAGATAACTCCATCTTCTGA